In Portunus trituberculatus isolate SZX2019 chromosome 44, ASM1759143v1, whole genome shotgun sequence, a single window of DNA contains:
- the LOC123519019 gene encoding uncharacterized protein LOC123519019 isoform X1: MSDLGVCVPFRMSIKLEDMLTVVKPPPQALDLFRTKIKCKEDFDKAFEKVPEYKIRPEKVRPDDVMGEGPGGWRATHDRTEDLPEPAYADPLPPSMRGLNMDEFYEVDIDWRMLTTARPKNRCEEEIFSRYVEMGRLQLQRLREEAEKVAEGKDWTGRIVKVVPGRGSLPETRLPTCRECGEELCEGLCKDYLYMNYTRVQTEEKKDDDESGLDVDDIDNTKQKGKKKRKTKRRKKKKKKEVDHADGDADDEEE, encoded by the exons ATGAGTgacctgggtgtgtgtgtgcctttcagAATGTCGATCAAGCTGGAGGACATGCTGACGGTGGTGAAGCCGCCACCCCAGGCCCTCGACCTCTTCCGCACCAAGATAAAGTGTAAAGAGGACTTCGACAAGGCATTCGAAAAAGTTCCGGAATATAAGATACGGCCCGAGAAG GTGCGCCCAGACGACGTGATGGGCGAGGGGCCTGGTGGGTGGCGGGCAACCCATGACAGGACCGAAGACCTCCCCGAGCCTGCCTACGCGgatccccttcccccctccatgCGGGGACTCAACATGGACGAATTCTACGAG GTTGACATAGACTGGCGGATGCTGACCACTGCCCGTCCAAAGAATCGCTGCGAGGAGGAGATATTTTCCAG GTATGTGGAAATGGGTCGCTTGCAACTTCAGCGCCTGAGGGAGGAAGCTGAGAAGGTGGCGGAGGGCAAAGACTGGACGGGACGCATAGTTAAG GTGGTGCCAGGTAGAGGGTCGCTTCCGGAGACTCGGCTGCCCACGTGTCGGGAATGCGGTGAGGAACTGTGTGAGGGACTCTGCAAAGATTACCTTTACATGAACTACACTCGCGTCCAG acggaggagaagaaggacgacGATGAATCAGGGCTGGACGTGGATGACATAGACAACACAAagcaaaaggggaaaaagaaaaggaagactaagagaagaaaaaagaaaaagaaaaaggaagtcgATCACGCAGACGGCGACGCTGACGATGAagaggagtga
- the LOC123519019 gene encoding uncharacterized protein LOC123519019 isoform X2 yields MSIKLEDMLTVVKPPPQALDLFRTKIKCKEDFDKAFEKVPEYKIRPEKVRPDDVMGEGPGGWRATHDRTEDLPEPAYADPLPPSMRGLNMDEFYEVDIDWRMLTTARPKNRCEEEIFSRYVEMGRLQLQRLREEAEKVAEGKDWTGRIVKVVPGRGSLPETRLPTCRECGEELCEGLCKDYLYMNYTRVQTEEKKDDDESGLDVDDIDNTKQKGKKKRKTKRRKKKKKKEVDHADGDADDEEE; encoded by the exons ATGTCGATCAAGCTGGAGGACATGCTGACGGTGGTGAAGCCGCCACCCCAGGCCCTCGACCTCTTCCGCACCAAGATAAAGTGTAAAGAGGACTTCGACAAGGCATTCGAAAAAGTTCCGGAATATAAGATACGGCCCGAGAAG GTGCGCCCAGACGACGTGATGGGCGAGGGGCCTGGTGGGTGGCGGGCAACCCATGACAGGACCGAAGACCTCCCCGAGCCTGCCTACGCGgatccccttcccccctccatgCGGGGACTCAACATGGACGAATTCTACGAG GTTGACATAGACTGGCGGATGCTGACCACTGCCCGTCCAAAGAATCGCTGCGAGGAGGAGATATTTTCCAG GTATGTGGAAATGGGTCGCTTGCAACTTCAGCGCCTGAGGGAGGAAGCTGAGAAGGTGGCGGAGGGCAAAGACTGGACGGGACGCATAGTTAAG GTGGTGCCAGGTAGAGGGTCGCTTCCGGAGACTCGGCTGCCCACGTGTCGGGAATGCGGTGAGGAACTGTGTGAGGGACTCTGCAAAGATTACCTTTACATGAACTACACTCGCGTCCAG acggaggagaagaaggacgacGATGAATCAGGGCTGGACGTGGATGACATAGACAACACAAagcaaaaggggaaaaagaaaaggaagactaagagaagaaaaaagaaaaagaaaaaggaagtcgATCACGCAGACGGCGACGCTGACGATGAagaggagtga